In Virgibacillus sp. NKC19-16, a single genomic region encodes these proteins:
- a CDS encoding DUF378 domain-containing protein — protein MRTVQRIALALVIIGGINWGLIGLFQWDLVASLFGGQEAALSRVVYTLVGISALFCLTLLFEPMDETEHGGNRRGRESRNVNYGTEFSDETDASNLNDSSRDFPEKDKNL, from the coding sequence TTGAGAACAGTTCAACGTATTGCGTTAGCGTTAGTAATAATCGGTGGTATTAATTGGGGACTGATTGGATTATTTCAATGGGATTTAGTCGCATCGCTGTTTGGTGGACAAGAAGCAGCATTGTCAAGAGTAGTATATACACTTGTTGGAATTAGTGCCTTGTTCTGCCTGACATTATTGTTTGAGCCAATGGATGAAACGGAACATGGTGGTAACCGTCGGGGAAGAGAATCTAGGAATGTAAATTATGGTACTGAATTTAGTGATGAAACAGACGCATCTAATTTAAACGATTCTTCCAGAGACTTTCCTGAAAAGGATAAAAATTTATAA
- a CDS encoding NAD(P)-dependent oxidoreductase, producing MKILILGATGRVGKAILLQALSDQHDVKAFVRSPEKVDVTSKYLTVFQGNVLYKKDLSEAMIDVDVVISALNTDKSDTLSRSMPFIIQEMEKMRVRKIITVGTAGILNSRADSGVYRFQSKESKRRSTTAAEDHLAAYRLLKRSSLDWTIVCPPALFGGKAEGTYRVMKDFLPENGKRITTGDTADFTYSLVDKADFIQTRVGIAN from the coding sequence ATGAAAATATTGATTCTAGGTGCAACTGGAAGAGTAGGAAAAGCTATTTTGCTTCAAGCTCTGTCTGATCAACACGATGTTAAGGCTTTTGTACGCTCCCCTGAAAAAGTAGATGTGACCAGTAAGTATTTAACGGTTTTTCAGGGTAATGTTTTGTATAAGAAGGACCTGTCAGAAGCAATGATTGATGTAGATGTTGTGATTAGTGCACTTAATACGGATAAAAGTGACACCCTGTCACGAAGCATGCCCTTTATTATCCAAGAAATGGAGAAAATGCGCGTTCGTAAAATCATCACGGTTGGTACTGCGGGGATCTTAAATAGTCGCGCAGATTCAGGGGTTTATCGATTTCAGTCGAAGGAGTCCAAGCGAAGATCAACGACTGCGGCAGAAGATCATCTCGCTGCTTATCGCCTCTTAAAGCGATCAAGCCTTGATTGGACCATTGTCTGTCCTCCTGCTTTGTTTGGTGGGAAAGCAGAAGGAACTTATCGTGTTATGAAAGATTTTTTACCGGAAAACGGTAAACGAATAACCACGGGGGATACTGCAGACTTCACCTATTCACTAGTGGACAAGGCGGATTTTATTCAAACACGTGTAGGTATTGCCAATTAA
- a CDS encoding phytoene desaturase family protein, producing MKKKVIVIGAGVAGLASAIRLQHAGYQVELYEKEAISGGKMHKIEKDGYQFDLGPSIVMMPELYQEIFKLAGRDPDDYIPMEKLDPMYSVFFGKKETDAYEISSDLVQLTKTLEEISEEDAAGFLTYLQKIYERFLVAKNHFIQRPFRHASDFYNPSTIRQGLKLKTFGSADRFIGKHIKNQRLKQMISFQTLYIGISPLSGPSLYTIIPMIELLYGVWFIKGGMYTMAKAMERLFIELGGTIYYNASVDQIIIENKQAKGISVDNERVYADYVMCNADFPYAMKHLVQAEEAKGKYTDKKIDNMKYSCSCFIMYLGMNRKYDDVKNVHNFVFSDDLEDNLKGVFDGERLEDPSFYVYIGSKMDPSLAPEGKDGLYILVPVSDLSTSNYSWNNETINYYRGLVLNRLKDIDGFENIEDDIATETYMTPEDFAAKFHAYNGACFGLRPTLTQSNHLRPQSKAKKCDNLYFTGSSTHPGAGVPIVLLSAKIATEELILDDQKEMGSESKLGG from the coding sequence ATGAAGAAAAAAGTAATCGTAATTGGTGCTGGTGTAGCTGGATTAGCAAGTGCGATCCGTCTGCAGCATGCAGGATATCAAGTTGAATTATATGAGAAAGAAGCGATTTCCGGTGGAAAAATGCACAAAATTGAAAAGGATGGTTACCAGTTTGATCTTGGTCCGAGCATTGTAATGATGCCTGAATTATATCAGGAAATTTTTAAATTGGCAGGTAGAGATCCGGATGATTATATACCTATGGAAAAGTTAGACCCGATGTACTCGGTGTTCTTCGGCAAAAAAGAAACAGATGCATATGAGATTTCCTCTGATTTGGTTCAGCTTACAAAAACTTTGGAAGAAATTAGCGAAGAAGACGCAGCTGGTTTTTTAACCTATTTGCAAAAAATATATGAGCGTTTCTTAGTGGCGAAGAATCATTTTATACAAAGACCATTTCGACATGCATCTGATTTTTATAATCCTTCTACGATTCGACAAGGATTAAAGCTGAAAACATTTGGAAGTGCTGATCGTTTTATTGGAAAACATATAAAAAATCAACGGCTAAAACAAATGATTAGCTTTCAAACGTTATACATAGGCATATCACCATTAAGCGGTCCTTCCCTATATACGATTATTCCTATGATTGAGTTATTGTACGGTGTTTGGTTTATTAAAGGTGGTATGTACACCATGGCTAAGGCGATGGAAAGGCTGTTTATCGAATTAGGTGGCACTATCTATTATAATGCGTCGGTTGACCAAATTATAATAGAAAACAAGCAGGCAAAAGGAATCAGCGTCGATAATGAAAGGGTGTATGCAGATTATGTCATGTGCAATGCAGATTTTCCTTATGCGATGAAGCATTTAGTTCAAGCGGAAGAAGCAAAAGGAAAGTATACAGACAAAAAAATAGATAACATGAAATACTCGTGTTCCTGTTTCATTATGTATCTGGGAATGAACAGAAAATACGATGACGTAAAGAATGTTCATAACTTTGTGTTTAGTGATGATTTGGAAGATAACTTGAAAGGAGTATTCGATGGGGAGCGATTAGAAGATCCTTCCTTCTATGTTTATATTGGTTCAAAAATGGACCCCTCTTTAGCGCCTGAAGGGAAGGACGGATTATATATATTGGTGCCTGTTTCTGATTTATCTACATCTAATTATTCCTGGAATAACGAAACGATAAATTATTATCGGGGGCTCGTGTTAAATAGATTAAAAGATATTGATGGTTTTGAAAATATTGAAGATGATATTGCAACTGAAACCTATATGACACCAGAAGATTTTGCGGCTAAGTTTCATGCATATAATGGTGCTTGCTTTGGCTTACGTCCAACATTAACGCAAAGTAACCATCTACGTCCACAAAGTAAAGCGAAAAAGTGTGATAATTTATACTTCACTGGAAGCAGCACGCATCCTGGAGCAGGCGTACCCATTGTATTATTGTCAGCTAAAATTGCCACGGAAGAGCTGATTTTGGATGACCAGAAAGAGATGGGATCTGAATCTAAATTAGGAGGTTAA
- a CDS encoding asparagine synthase, whose product MNIREGMIPTALGTVVTATGYGLKQNPGSNKMVANTVFGFGLAHVVLGTIDLVQHRS is encoded by the coding sequence ATGAATATTCGTGAAGGCATGATTCCAACTGCATTAGGTACTGTCGTAACCGCTACAGGCTATGGATTAAAACAAAATCCTGGTTCCAATAAAATGGTTGCAAACACCGTATTTGGCTTCGGATTAGCACACGTCGTATTAGGTACAATTGACCTCGTTCAACATCGCAGTTAA
- a CDS encoding MerR family transcriptional regulator, with translation MGDKMVLNNGKYYVKEIASITGLSKQLIRKWENRYGVIKPVRLKNGYRLYGDDDLNMLFKIKHYRSQGYSTKSAVQFAQNDQKQEAEIVRKQMLKDVDDFVLRLLEYGDSCNEIHLNHILQQAYHYYGLDAFLEKVVTPFLKIVGDRWEIGEWDAYQESVVSLVVRDFLIQIRRNFQYADHAPMALGACLPGEQHEIPVHIILLKLMMRGWKTTLVGTSPAKNSIQALIHHLQPEIVLLSATTTTPFDEHPYLLEELDQFAGQQNEIYFYLGGKGSIAHAATSELYNIQITNTLDDMKNVNPGKMYK, from the coding sequence TTGGGTGATAAGATGGTATTAAACAATGGAAAGTACTATGTCAAAGAGATTGCTTCTATTACTGGATTGTCGAAACAACTTATTCGGAAATGGGAAAACAGGTATGGAGTTATTAAACCAGTTCGCCTCAAGAACGGCTATCGTTTATATGGTGACGATGATCTAAATATGCTGTTTAAAATAAAGCATTACCGCAGTCAAGGATATTCAACGAAAAGCGCCGTTCAATTTGCTCAAAATGATCAAAAGCAAGAAGCAGAAATAGTTCGGAAACAAATGCTAAAAGACGTTGATGATTTTGTCTTAAGGTTGCTGGAATACGGGGATTCCTGTAATGAAATTCATTTAAATCATATATTGCAGCAGGCTTATCATTACTATGGATTAGACGCCTTTCTGGAAAAAGTCGTCACCCCTTTCTTAAAAATAGTCGGTGATCGTTGGGAAATTGGTGAATGGGATGCATATCAAGAGTCGGTGGTTAGTCTTGTAGTCAGGGACTTTCTTATACAGATACGCAGAAATTTTCAATATGCCGATCATGCACCAATGGCATTAGGGGCCTGTCTGCCAGGAGAACAACATGAAATACCCGTTCATATTATCTTACTTAAGCTAATGATGAGAGGATGGAAAACGACGTTGGTTGGCACATCACCAGCAAAGAATTCGATTCAAGCTCTCATTCATCACCTGCAACCTGAAATTGTACTGCTTTCAGCAACTACAACAACTCCTTTTGATGAACACCCCTACTTACTTGAAGAGTTGGATCAATTTGCTGGTCAGCAGAACGAGATATATTTTTATCTGGGAGGTAAAGGATCGATCGCTCATGCAGCTACGAGCGAGCTCTATAACATCCAGATAACGAACACGTTAGATGATATGAAGAATGTAAACCCCGGTAAGATGTATAAATAG
- a CDS encoding TIGR02328 family protein, with protein sequence MRLWHESLIPILPRQQLLGQHRECCALRGNGWGKKHATVQYVFRYSPERLFLYHEKVMHEMKKRGYQNDSLWENPFYRGKQCPPHDPKGFYERTSFAKEGESIYPEHDQAYLEKCLENLREKGILLSWTDPI encoded by the coding sequence ATGAGGTTATGGCATGAATCATTGATCCCAATACTACCACGTCAACAATTACTGGGACAGCACCGGGAATGCTGTGCATTGAGAGGGAATGGCTGGGGAAAGAAGCATGCCACTGTCCAGTATGTGTTTCGCTATAGCCCCGAAAGGCTTTTTCTATATCATGAGAAGGTCATGCACGAAATGAAAAAAAGAGGCTATCAGAATGATTCTTTATGGGAGAACCCATTCTATCGAGGTAAACAATGTCCCCCGCACGATCCTAAAGGGTTTTATGAAAGGACTTCGTTCGCAAAAGAAGGAGAATCAATTTATCCTGAACATGATCAAGCTTATTTAGAGAAATGTCTTGAGAATTTACGTGAAAAGGGAATTCTGCTGTCATGGACTGATCCCATTTAG
- a CDS encoding TetR/AcrR family transcriptional regulator, whose amino-acid sequence MKKGRSRKEQLTLKRELILTTAQRLFMEKGYRAVTTREIAKECNITQPALYYHFADKETLYIAMLERFVAIIQAQLESVPKDTVAQRLEAMLEVLSKEHPTSIMMMVHDILVEFKEDNRRHIYYLWKQTYLNPFVNLFEDMKEDGTLRENISPEEAARFCLLTMGQTMSTWENKPQSLAGQYTLLVDLILHGTKAP is encoded by the coding sequence ATGAAAAAAGGCAGATCCAGGAAAGAACAACTGACATTGAAAAGAGAACTGATCCTAACAACCGCTCAGAGGTTATTTATGGAGAAAGGTTATCGTGCAGTAACTACTAGAGAAATTGCAAAAGAATGCAATATAACTCAACCTGCGCTTTACTACCATTTTGCAGACAAAGAGACGTTATATATTGCCATGCTCGAAAGGTTTGTAGCAATAATTCAGGCACAATTAGAGTCTGTACCTAAAGATACAGTTGCTCAACGCTTAGAAGCCATGCTGGAGGTCCTGTCAAAGGAACACCCTACAAGTATTATGATGATGGTTCATGATATTTTAGTTGAGTTTAAAGAAGATAATCGTCGACATATTTATTATCTATGGAAACAGACCTATCTAAATCCTTTCGTCAACCTTTTTGAAGACATGAAAGAGGATGGAACACTAAGAGAGAACATATCTCCAGAAGAAGCAGCTCGTTTTTGCTTGCTAACAATGGGGCAAACCATGTCTACTTGGGAAAATAAACCTCAGTCTTTAGCGGGCCAATATACATTACTTGTGGATTTGATTTTGCACGGGACAAAAGCACCTTGA
- a CDS encoding phytoene desaturase family protein, translated as MHLKPSAVVIGGGLGGLSAAISLAQAGHEVSLYEKNDHVGGKVNRLEQDGFGFDLGPSILTMPHIFERLFCNSGRKMEDYIPIQRLSHEWRSFFTDGSTVDLYSDLEKMFQVNEQISKKDIIEYRNLLNYAQQLYDITEAGYFEQGIDSTKEIVKYHGVLNSLKGFDLFLTMYGAIEKRISNPKLRIMLSYFIKYVGSSPYDAPAILNMLIYIQHKQGLWYVPGGMHQIAEGMAKLAMELGVNIYCNQEVKKLIKNEKKQIVAAELVDGTRVRGDYFISNMEVIPAYRKLLKEDEAFISKLEDKYEPSSSGLVLHLGVNKTYSQLAHHNFFFSDNLYEQMDKIFHQHQLPDDPTIYLVNVNKTDPKQAPHGHENIKILPHIPYIQDQPFTNQDYAQFRERVLVKLEKMGLDGLREHIVTEDMWTPHDIERVYGSYRGSIYGTLAHKTQNRGFKHPKHSERYENLYFVGGTVNPGGGMPMVTLSGQQVRDKINKREKHHRDNK; from the coding sequence ATGCATCTCAAACCATCTGCTGTTGTAATAGGTGGTGGGCTAGGAGGGCTTTCTGCAGCCATTTCACTAGCACAAGCTGGACATGAAGTATCTCTTTATGAAAAGAATGATCATGTAGGTGGAAAGGTGAATCGCTTGGAACAGGATGGTTTTGGCTTTGATCTGGGGCCTTCGATTTTAACGATGCCACATATATTTGAACGGCTTTTTTGTAATAGTGGCAGGAAAATGGAAGACTATATTCCCATACAACGCCTGTCACATGAATGGCGTTCCTTTTTTACCGATGGATCCACGGTTGATTTGTATAGCGACCTTGAAAAAATGTTTCAAGTAAACGAGCAAATAAGTAAAAAAGACATTATCGAATACAGAAATCTTTTAAACTATGCCCAACAATTATACGATATCACAGAAGCTGGCTATTTCGAACAAGGAATAGATTCAACAAAGGAGATTGTTAAGTACCATGGTGTCTTGAATTCGTTAAAGGGGTTTGATCTTTTTTTAACCATGTATGGGGCTATTGAAAAGCGGATTAGTAACCCCAAGTTACGGATAATGTTATCGTACTTTATTAAATATGTTGGGTCATCTCCGTATGATGCTCCGGCTATTTTGAATATGTTAATTTATATACAGCATAAACAAGGTCTATGGTATGTACCTGGAGGGATGCATCAAATTGCTGAAGGGATGGCCAAACTTGCAATGGAATTGGGTGTAAACATCTATTGTAATCAAGAAGTGAAGAAGTTAATAAAAAATGAGAAAAAACAGATTGTAGCTGCAGAATTAGTTGATGGTACAAGGGTTCGAGGGGATTATTTTATCTCCAATATGGAAGTCATACCAGCGTACCGGAAACTGCTGAAGGAAGATGAGGCATTTATCTCAAAATTAGAGGATAAGTATGAACCTTCCAGTTCAGGACTTGTCTTGCATTTAGGGGTAAACAAGACATATTCACAATTAGCCCATCACAACTTTTTCTTTTCGGATAATTTATATGAACAAATGGATAAAATATTTCATCAACATCAGTTGCCTGACGACCCGACGATCTATTTAGTTAATGTAAATAAAACAGATCCAAAACAGGCACCTCATGGTCATGAAAACATAAAAATTTTACCACATATCCCTTATATTCAAGATCAACCATTTACCAATCAGGACTATGCTCAATTTAGGGAGCGCGTGCTGGTTAAACTTGAAAAAATGGGCTTAGATGGGTTAAGAGAACATATCGTTACCGAAGATATGTGGACACCACATGATATAGAACGTGTATATGGCTCTTACCGAGGGTCCATTTATGGTACATTGGCTCATAAAACACAGAACCGGGGATTCAAACACCCAAAACACAGTGAACGCTACGAAAATTTATATTTTGTAGGTGGTACAGTTAATCCGGGTGGTGGGATGCCTATGGTTACACTAAGTGGGCAGCAAGTTCGAGACAAGATTAACAAAAGAGAAAAGCATCACCGTGATAACAAATAG
- a CDS encoding AEC family transporter, whose protein sequence is MEGFIQEMLQLYLIAMVGFAVRKTKILNEETNYVLTQLILYITLPALILFSLNITFSIDLLKDFLWLVLMSAYILLLSIFLAIWMRKRSQLSKDKKSVYEGLIIFGNQGYIGYAVIFSIFGEQGIVYLTMFNIVYFILIWTYGIYLFTRDTVAIEWKKIFLNPGVLSTTIGLIFFLLPISLPVMLANTLESVGKMTIPLSMILIGSLVANVTYKDIPFLLKNKYLWKSAIAKLLFIPLLLLPFAAFSIPFSLFAVAFLVAGMPSAPTMSLYAQKFGGDTLFASLGVLVSSLLCAFSIPLLYFILHLLY, encoded by the coding sequence ATGGAGGGCTTTATACAGGAGATGCTCCAGCTCTACCTTATTGCGATGGTGGGGTTTGCGGTAAGAAAGACAAAAATACTTAATGAAGAGACAAATTATGTACTGACACAGCTAATTTTATATATTACATTACCCGCTCTCATTTTATTTTCCTTGAATATTACATTTTCCATTGACTTATTAAAAGACTTTTTATGGCTGGTGTTGATGTCTGCCTATATCCTTCTCCTCTCCATATTTTTAGCTATTTGGATGCGAAAGCGATCACAGCTTTCAAAAGATAAGAAAAGCGTTTATGAAGGTCTTATTATCTTTGGCAATCAGGGATATATTGGCTATGCTGTCATTTTTTCCATTTTCGGGGAACAGGGAATCGTTTATTTAACGATGTTTAATATCGTATATTTTATTCTCATATGGACCTATGGCATTTACTTATTTACTAGGGATACAGTTGCAATTGAATGGAAAAAAATCTTCCTAAATCCAGGAGTTCTTTCCACAACGATTGGATTGATCTTTTTCCTTCTCCCCATAAGTTTGCCCGTGATGCTTGCAAATACCCTGGAGAGTGTTGGAAAAATGACGATTCCCCTGTCCATGATTTTAATTGGCAGTTTGGTCGCAAATGTAACATACAAAGACATCCCATTCTTATTAAAAAATAAATACTTATGGAAATCCGCCATAGCAAAGCTGCTCTTTATCCCGCTATTACTACTTCCCTTTGCTGCATTCTCTATACCATTTAGCCTATTTGCGGTTGCCTTTCTTGTTGCAGGAATGCCATCAGCTCCAACAATGTCGCTTTATGCGCAGAAATTCGGAGGAGATACCCTTTTTGCCTCCTTGGGCGTATTAGTATCCAGTCTGTTATGTGCTTTTAGCATCCCTTTGCTTTACTTTATTTTACATCTCTTATATTGA
- a CDS encoding ABC transporter ATP-binding protein produces the protein MATLAMNEVNKVFGEGHTMVEALKKTNFTAEKGELIVVIGPSGSGKSTFLTIAGGLQSPSHGEVTINGNIITRFKEKKRAAVRLHEIGFVLQTSNLVPFLTVDQQMKLLDNVKKGNLAKDDLHDLYNALGIDPLRNKYPSDLSGGERQRVAIAKALYSDPSILLADEPTASLDTDRAFEVMEILQDLTKKRHKTTIVVTHDTRLLDYSDKVYEITDGRISLQQRGEG, from the coding sequence ATGGCTACACTTGCAATGAATGAAGTAAATAAAGTGTTTGGAGAAGGTCATACTATGGTCGAGGCCTTAAAAAAGACGAATTTTACAGCGGAAAAAGGTGAACTTATTGTTGTGATTGGACCATCAGGTTCTGGTAAAAGTACCTTTTTAACGATAGCTGGCGGTCTTCAATCCCCGAGCCACGGAGAAGTGACGATAAATGGAAATATTATCACACGTTTCAAGGAAAAGAAGCGAGCCGCTGTCCGCCTGCATGAAATTGGTTTTGTACTACAGACTTCGAACTTGGTTCCCTTTCTAACGGTAGATCAGCAGATGAAGTTGCTGGACAACGTAAAAAAAGGCAACCTCGCAAAAGATGACCTGCATGATTTATACAACGCTTTGGGCATCGATCCATTACGGAATAAGTACCCTTCTGACTTATCAGGGGGCGAACGGCAGCGCGTGGCCATTGCGAAGGCATTGTACAGCGATCCCAGCATCCTTCTGGCAGATGAACCTACTGCCTCACTTGATACGGACCGTGCATTTGAAGTGATGGAAATACTGCAGGATTTAACCAAAAAAAGGCATAAAACAACGATCGTGGTCACCCATGATACCCGGTTGCTTGACTACTCTGATAAGGTATATGAAATTACAGATGGCAGAATTAGCTTGCAGCAGCGAGGAGAGGGATGA
- a CDS encoding phytoene/squalene synthase family protein yields MRSVNQLEQDYYYCKKIIQRNSKSFYYAFSQLPKEKANAVFAIYAFCRLADDSVDEARTTEEQVERLDRLELELSRFEKGVLVDHPIWRALHDVFTRYDMNISHFYDQLKGQRMDLYFSYPKTMEQVEEYSYYVAGSVGLMLLQIIAARANKDLTNQAIRLGIAMQITNILRDIGEDYQANGRIYIPEQEMLTVSYTETDLANAVINDSFIYIWEKMAHHAEKFYDDFLDHLQYFDQDSRVPVAISAKVYRRILTAVRENNYDCFKTRNAVPRVEMEKIYQTIQV; encoded by the coding sequence ATGCGAAGTGTTAATCAACTGGAACAGGACTATTACTATTGTAAAAAGATTATTCAGAGGAACTCGAAAAGCTTTTATTATGCATTCAGTCAACTTCCTAAAGAGAAGGCAAATGCAGTATTCGCCATTTATGCTTTCTGTAGATTAGCAGATGATAGTGTTGATGAAGCTCGGACTACAGAGGAACAAGTGGAAAGGCTGGATCGTTTAGAACTGGAGTTATCACGATTTGAAAAAGGAGTCCTGGTTGATCACCCCATTTGGCGTGCATTACATGATGTGTTTACACGGTACGATATGAATATTTCTCATTTTTACGATCAATTGAAGGGGCAGCGAATGGATCTCTACTTTTCTTATCCGAAGACGATGGAGCAGGTAGAGGAGTACAGTTATTATGTGGCAGGTTCTGTTGGTCTAATGCTACTGCAGATTATTGCTGCAAGAGCGAATAAAGATTTAACGAACCAGGCGATTCGTTTAGGGATTGCTATGCAAATCACAAATATATTGCGAGATATCGGAGAAGATTATCAAGCGAATGGAAGAATATATATACCCGAACAGGAAATGCTGACGGTATCCTACACGGAAACAGATCTTGCTAATGCTGTCATCAATGATTCTTTTATTTATATATGGGAGAAAATGGCCCATCACGCCGAAAAGTTTTATGATGACTTTTTAGATCATCTACAATATTTTGATCAAGACAGTAGAGTGCCAGTTGCGATATCAGCAAAGGTCTATCGAAGGATTTTGACGGCTGTTCGGGAAAATAATTATGATTGTTTCAAAACACGGAATGCAGTACCTCGTGTAGAAATGGAAAAAATCTATCAAACCATACAAGTGTAA
- a CDS encoding glycosyltransferase: MLTWLLTISVIIIVIGWLSGYLMLWKVPHLGGKSTNVSADSFVSVIVPARNEQARLKPLLDSIVKQNWRNYEIIVVDDDSTDETVLVADAYDAVTIIENRTLEEGWIGKLAACWSGAKMARGNYLLFLDADTRFKKEDSLHRLIAAYQDVGGRGILSLQPYHTIKHSYENLSSIFNIIVMAGMNVFTPLGNKLKSAGSFGPCILTSKEDYFAAGGHEKIRGAVMDDFALGEAMEKMGLPVRCYGGRGLIDFQMYPEGIRQLVEGWTKNFATASQSTHPLVMTLIICWISGGFVAIPLLITVIITDSLFWSIIGMIGYLGYMIQFFLLARRTGNFHFIPFLVFPFLLLFFTILFAWSFFLTNVRHSVRWRDRNIKV, translated from the coding sequence ATGCTTACATGGTTATTGACGATTAGTGTCATTATAATTGTTATTGGATGGTTAAGCGGTTATTTAATGTTGTGGAAAGTTCCGCATTTAGGGGGTAAATCAACGAATGTATCAGCCGACTCGTTTGTTTCTGTTATCGTGCCCGCTCGTAATGAGCAAGCAAGGTTAAAGCCCTTGCTGGACTCTATTGTAAAGCAAAACTGGAGAAATTATGAGATTATTGTTGTTGATGATGATTCAACAGACGAAACGGTATTGGTTGCGGACGCTTATGACGCTGTCACAATTATTGAAAATAGAACATTAGAAGAGGGATGGATAGGTAAATTAGCTGCATGCTGGAGCGGGGCAAAAATGGCGCGTGGCAATTATTTATTATTTTTAGATGCTGATACACGCTTTAAGAAGGAAGATAGTTTACATCGCTTAATTGCAGCATATCAAGATGTTGGGGGCCGGGGGATACTTTCGCTTCAACCTTACCATACTATTAAACACAGCTATGAAAATCTTTCTTCTATATTTAATATTATTGTAATGGCTGGTATGAATGTTTTTACCCCTTTAGGTAATAAATTGAAAAGCGCTGGTTCGTTTGGTCCTTGTATTTTAACTTCAAAAGAAGATTATTTTGCTGCTGGAGGTCATGAAAAGATTCGCGGGGCAGTAATGGATGATTTTGCGCTCGGTGAAGCAATGGAGAAAATGGGATTGCCTGTTCGTTGTTATGGCGGCCGTGGCCTAATTGATTTTCAAATGTATCCAGAGGGGATTAGGCAATTAGTGGAAGGGTGGACGAAGAACTTCGCCACTGCTTCTCAATCCACTCATCCGCTGGTAATGACACTTATTATTTGTTGGATAAGTGGTGGATTTGTAGCGATACCGCTTCTAATTACAGTGATCATCACTGATTCTTTGTTTTGGTCGATCATTGGAATGATTGGTTATTTGGGTTATATGATACAGTTTTTCCTTTTAGCTCGAAGAACAGGTAATTTTCATTTCATTCCTTTTCTCGTATTTCCATTTCTGCTACTATTTTTTACAATCCTTTTCGCCTGGTCATTCTTTTTAACAAATGTACGACATTCGGTCCGGTGGCGCGATCGTAATATTAAGGTATAG